In Silurus meridionalis isolate SWU-2019-XX chromosome 19, ASM1480568v1, whole genome shotgun sequence, the DNA window aatAGTGTATATCTGGTAGCTTTATGGTTAACATGTGGGACATTGAAAATTAAGGTTTTaaggtcaaatcccagctacaccaaactatttagttgtatgaataTGATAAATAGCGTaatggataagggtgtctgacaaatgctgtaaatgtaacgTAAAGTTAAAAAACTCAGTGTTTTGTGGTCGTTTGTTAGAATCTATCTGTGATCCAGtttattcatttgatttgtttaacaGTATGCAGTATGCACTCTCAGTCAAcagcttttgcatttttaattacaGTACATTTGTCAAGTTAAATTTAAAGTTAAACAAAGCCTAAAAAGCTTCTTGGCACTAAAAGAAAAAGATCTTAACGGACAGTGTGTGATTACGCCCATGGTGCTGGTAAATGATTATAACGCTAAAGCCATGTAATATTTTCCAGGAGTACTTGAGCTTTCAGTGCCTTCCGTATTATATCATGTAACTAACAAGCACTCCATTATAGAGCGGGCATGTTTATTTGTCCTACCAATAAAAGGTAAACCTCATTTGCCTTTGTGCAGGCCATTATCCAGTTACAAGaagcaaaagaataaaaaactaaaaaactcCACACTTGTGGGTCATGGCAATTAGATGGAGAGTAAGTGCAGGATGATTAACCCCAGTCCCATCATTAAGCCAGAGATAATAGCCTGCATGCACTCTAGTGAGTCAGGGCAGGTCATTAACAAGTGCTATATTGCTGTGGTGAAGAGGAGTAAGAAAGCATATCATTGCaagtacacaaaataaaaaaaaaaataaaacatctgagGTAATAATTCACAGAAAATATTTGGACTCAACATTAATCAGTATATTTGGCTGAAATTGTCATTTATTTCCCAAGAAAAACAATGTCCAACAGGTCAGAGCAAGCAATTTTTTCAGCTTGAagatacaaattattttaaatttggcACAACATCTATTTCCCAGAAATTGAAATTCATTTGACAGCAGGTTGGTGCAAGgaattttttaaattgaagaGACAAATTATTTAGGATTGACACAAGAAAAcagtaattttaaataaaatttctgGGCCATTGCAAAACATCTACATACATTTGGAGCAACCAATCTTTTTTCAACATGAGCGGAGATGATATTTAAAGTGTATTGTCATCTTTTAAAAAGAATCTCTAAGTTGTGTGCTTAATTTCCTGTTAACAACCCAAACTGTATTCAAAAAATGATTGTTTGTTACTTGATAACTTTAGTGAGTTTTATTTCCATTAGGTTGACAAGGCTGCCTGTCAGGTTCGCTAATGCATCATGAAGGATATCTGGCAGGAAAGCAGTAGTGACATTATAATGAGAATGTTGCTCAAGCAAAACACCAAAACAGTTAAAGATTCCCACTGACGGGTTTCTTTTAGATGCTCAGAGCGAAACTCCTGTCTCCAAGCTGCTTCTGTTGTCTATGCAGTTGAAAAAACTCTCTATCTGCAATACCGTGGACTTCATGGTTGTGGACAACTAGTACTAGTAactaactcagtggttaagacatggATGGACttttgattggaaggtcattaTGTCAAATCCCAATTGCTGCTTCTGGTCCTTGAGCAGGacccttaaccatcaactgctcagttgtataaatacgATTATTGTAAGTTGTTTAgtataaaggtgtctgccaaatgccataaatggaaATGTAATTGAAACGTAATTTGTGGAAATAGTAACTACTgacctttgattggatggtcaagTTTAACtatcaccaccactaccacgctgtcactgttgggcccttgaacaaggcttTTAACCATCAAGTGccataaaatgcaataaatggaAAATTACTCACACAGACAAGGGCCTCTACATTCTACTGTTGTCTTTATTATATTCCCATGTTGCTTCAGTCTTAGTAACTAGACCTCTATCCAAAGGTCACTACATACAACTTAACATCTTCCCTACTGATGAATGCAATCAAGTGGAAATTTGACCATcaatatgatataataaaataaatgattgatgCCTTTCAAATAAATTGTCTTGTTAAAAAAACCTCACAAccctatatatttatttatttaaggggGTCTTTATAATTTTAACTacactgaattttttttccattatcaTGTTCTGCACTTTCCAACAGTAAACACTGGGACGTTATTTAAAGTACCCGAGTGTAGAGGCTCAGAAAACagatacataaataatatagtTTCTAAAGTCATTAATTTATAGCTAGAATGGACACCATGCAAATACAGATGGTATAAACTGGTACTTTCTTCattgttggttcctcaaattgCAGATCTTCCCTCAACTTATCAGTGTTGAATGAACCAAATGCAAAAGGACAACTGGTTGGGTATATATTCATTGCTCGGCGTGTTAAATTGCTCAATTTGTGAGTGTTGAAATATCCATATACATTAGTAGGACACTTGGCATGCACTTGGACATCAGCTATATGTTATTCCTCCTCCAAAATGTTATgacagaatttaaaaaagatgtctttggatgtactACATTTCCCCATTGCttgaacccaaacctgttccagcatgacagtgccactgtgcacaaagccagctccttgaTTTAAGTGGAagaggttggagtggaagatcttaagtggctgGCTATAGATTTTCAACCTCAACCcaaataaacacctttgggatgaactggaacactgactgcacctcagacctccttaactcaactacatcagtacctggtgGTACTAAAACaccatgtggaatgggacgctCCAAAAACCCATACCAGTCTTAATAGTCGAGTGTCCAAAAAAagttgtccatataatgtatgttggTCTCTTTTGTTTAGGAGTCCATAAAGCTGATAGTGTAGTCTATAGTGTTTAAGTAGTTGACTACATTCTTTGCTTCTCTCATCGatcaaaaaaactaacaaacagaaaaagctaaaaaatctaaattggtACTTagcatacatttaatattattggTGTGACATACTAAATCCAATATAGATATCTCTGATTAAAATTTGGGTGTAACTTATATCAGTGTAATGCTAATGCCTAAAGCGTGTGGGTGTAGTGGAACAAACAGGACTCACAATGACCGGTCCACCCATGACATGGCCTCTGCAGGGAGGAAGGATATATCCCACTTCCCTATACAGCCTCccagagagtgaaagagaaaaagagaaagagaaaaagaaagggatGTAGTGCTCACTTCACCATTTAACCCTTCCAAATTTCAAATCTACAACAAAATTTTAATCTTATGTAAAATCTGCCTTATTTTCAGATAATTATAACAATGATGTGggacacacatttattaatttctttaaaattttGTCTGTAATTCTCACTTGGGTTCCCTCTAGATACCGGATTCTTTTCAGCATAAAAATAATTCTTTTATctgtcatttttgtttaatttgttttatcattttagTTATTTCAAGATAAAACATTGATAATGCAGTCAACCAAACTTCATTTGGGTTTATTGATTCTTTGCATGAATTCATGCACTGGCTGGGAGGAAATCAGCCTCAACctcattttttgtttcttaacagtggtggacagtaacaaagtaaatgtaattcgttactgtacttaattagctttttcatgtatctgtacttcactgaagtatttccatttgagaAGAGTTTTAGTTTAACTTGACTACATTTCAAATAACTTTCTTTTTaccacattttgtgaaatcactCGTTCCTGTTTATTGATGAGTGGATAAAATCTTAACTGGTCatgcacacagcaagccaccaagcGATCTGATTTTGTTTTGATTGCGCGCTTGGTGGTGTCTACTGGTATCCACAAAAATACAATTCAGCAGttaaacagcaagcagaacgTTTTGAGAGGAATGAATAATGAAAGAATCTACTGACTCTGACTTGCCACGACACCAAAGGCCTTATTTGCACGATcttagttgaaaagaaggttatgggctcatgataattgtaatagatatataaatgtttatattattctattaatcgattggtgtgttaagagtaacattggagtcttttaacataaactgagttgattaagcaaagagtcttgtgacaagaatgataataggaacattgtagccataataaattatagcaaTTTGGATAAGTACATTTGTAGGcaaatacatttatactttgcttaagtaaaagtttaaagggagcactttaacttactggagtaatattttgcctactgtatctctacatAGGTTAAATCAAGTATATGGTTTGTATACTTTTTCACCACTACTTTTTAATAgcgttgtgtgtgtatttcttgtGAGCACTAGTGGTGCTGTTGCACACAGTTCCACAGCAgtacaaaatgtacaatgtaCAGTACATCATTTTTTAGTACTTAACAAGATGTAGAGGGCAAAAACAAACCTAATTTTGATGCCTTATTATCTTTAAAAGCTGGTTATAAATCATGTATGTTATATGGTTACAGGTATGTAATGGTTAATTGGCCTATCTGACTATATATACAAGAATTATCAATTTTAGTAATagtatattacaatataacgCTTATGTTTTGCATGAGCTACGTTTTAATAAAGTGACGAAGTCGGATATTATTTCTAGTGCTGAAACGATTTCAGttattcgaatacaaaaaaatcatagaGGCAAAGTATTTACTGCACACAGACCATTGTGTTTCTCagtggaccattattactgatgcaccactcACTAAACTCTGGGATGCTCTGTACAGATGAACACAGaagctgcagaatgaaaaaagtgGGGGAatggtaagaaaaaaaacaaaaggcaagGAGAAGATTCATGTGGAAACCCATTtctgcaacataaaaaaatgtttgcccaattctgactttatttctcgcaattccaaaTTTATTTCCATCTGTACACTGCATTTACAAGTGGACCTGATAAGATGTTACTTGTTTGTTCTCTCTCAGCtcgaaaaaaaaactccacctaTCAGCCAGAAACTTCATCTGCTCCTGATAGGTGAAGGCAGGGGAGGAAGTatgcggagagagagagagacaggaaacaggaagaggCAGGAATAAACGAGAGCTGAAATAGCGAGAGTGGAAAAATTCCCTCCTGCTGTGCTGAAGCCTTCGAGTAGAAATGCCACAAATGTGTCCTTGAAAGACTCAGCACTTGTCctactgtatgtgtatgaggAAATCTGATTCAGGGGGCATGGTGATCAAGAACTGCTCATTTTATCAAAAAAGTGAGACCGGACAATGATCTCCAATTTTTCCAGTCTTTAGATTTAATCTATTCATGCCATATTACTTCAAAATCAAAATGAGTGCATTAGAAATAGTTATATTGGGTCCAAATGGTTATATTGTGTGATGCTTGGACGTCTGGAAACCTGAACATCTTTCCATTTGCACTTCTTCTCCCCTACCTGGCTGGATAGTGCAGTGCGTCCTTCATCTTCAAGCAGCTCTGTTGAGACAAAGCAGCAGGAAAAACACGCGAGACAAGGTCAAAGCACGGCCCTCCACCCCGCCAGGCAGGAAGTGCCGAGGGGCCCGGCCCATCAGAGACAGGAAGTACAAAGTGCAAACGAGCAGCGGCGTCCCACCCCTTCCAACCAGGAAGTACACAGAGCTCGCACAGAGCCCCTGGTACAGGGTCCATACCAAAAAACGTTTGTAGAAATGAGCACAAGAAGAGTCTCTGACTAtcaaaaatgacacaaatagAATTAGACATGTAAATGGCACTTTTAATGACCTTTAATGATGTCTAATAACATGGATTATTAGCATATTTATCTAACTGGCACGTGTCTGTACACCATGTTTATGGAGAGGATTCCATGCCAGACAGAAAAGTGACCACAGTGGGAGTGACTGAGAGTGAAAAATGTAATAGTGCTATTTTACAATTATAACCGAGGAAAATATGTCGCACATGTAAACAGTAAAACCTTTATTCCATTGCTTGCACACCTCTTGGGAGGTGAAAGCTTAGTGgctaaggcattggactttgtatcCGTAGggcgtgagttcaaatctcagtaTTGCAAAGTCGCCactgttgggctcttgagcaaggctcttaacctttcagggctgaccctgcactctgaccccagtcTCCTAATAAGCTGGGATATTAGAAGAAAGAGTATCACTGTACTTTAGCTGTCACTAttggggctcttgagcaaggccctaatcTTCCAGGTTTGCTgcaacatggctgaccctgagctccaaccccagcttcctaacatcgctgagatatgtgaaaaagaatttcaccgtacagtaaagtacatgtgacaagtctGAAGCCCCTTTACTTTTATTACTGTTGAGTTAACCAAAATATTAGAATCTTGTTTCTAAACCTTCTTATTTTTGCAACCCGATGATGCGCTTCACCGAATCACTAATCTGGAGACTTAACAGCTAATTCGCCTTAACATCTGATAGAGCTACCGGTCTATGCGATTTATTCAATTTCTAGATATGTTGGATCCAATCTATATATACAGCCTTGGCAGCTTGTTTCCCGTCAGTTTCTAGTCTGCTTACTGTCCGGTTATGTGGAGCTGTGCCTCAGAGAATAGGAGAAAGAAACGATGAAAAATGCTTTCACAAATGATCAGATATTAACTGGTCCACCGTGGAAACCCTGCAGGCGTTCACGTGTTGAAGTAAACACATCCATCATACAGTAAATAATCTAATATCTGTCAAATGCCCAACAGGAGACAGGCCCGTTTTAATACAAGCGTTAGTACAGAGAAAGTTTATTCTAATACATTTGGCAGGCGTGTGGATGTTATATTTTATCCTCAGTATGATGCGTAAAACTCATTACACCTTTATaggacacacacaaatgcacaaacaaacacacacacacacacacacacacacacacacacacacacacacacacacacacagagataataTTCACAGCATAATAATGCTGTCAGCTGATAAATCACAAAAACTTTAATCAAAGCACAAAGGCAGCAGGGAAATAATCACAGACTTatagtatctctctctctctctctctctctctctctctctctctctctctctctcccattctCCCCTCTCTTCTTCTGTGTGTCTCTTTTACTCATGATTTCTCTCCCACTTAttctccctgtgtgtgtgtttcaccctcatctattctttctctctcattctgtatgtattctctctctgtctctcttattTTCTGTGTCTCTATTTGTCTTGTTTATTCTGAGTGTATGTCTCTTtgcccccatctctctctctctctctctctctcttatttctctctgtcttgtTTTCATGTGTGTCCTTCTTCGTCTCATTCTATGTTTGTTCTGTATGtctttctctgtgtctgttttttgtccTTCTTTGTGTCTCTCTCCTGTTACTGTGTATGTCTCCCTTTCTCTCTAATGTTCATTTCACATGCCACTCTTGTGGatcatctctcttttttctacTTTATGTTTCACTTTAAACATTAATTTGCATAAAATCATAAAGCATATTTTAAAGTGCAGATAATGACGTACAATTTCCTAATGTATTTGACGTATAAATTATACACAAAGTATAACATAAAGGGGGGGctgaatatgtttatatttttctctttctctctggttAGGTGTAATAGTGGTTGCATCTCGCCACTTATACCATGTGCTTTGTAGCTGTAACACctttatttcaataaatgtcaaataaaaagaatgttGTCTAAATCCAGTCGAAGGCACATGACTGTTAAAATCACATTTACTCCGGTCACTCACTGAACTTTATTGCCGTTTACATTCTATTTTTGGGTTACAATACGGGCGCCTTTACCACACGCAGATAAAGGTCACATGGGTGAATATAAATACAGGCCTGCATGTGCATGTCGGTGTGTGTGACAGACAAAGTCCCTGCTTTTCCACAGAATGACAGAGTGCTGCCCTAAAAAGATCCATCTCTCTCCCTGATCCCTGTAGGACACCAAGCACAGCACAGCaaagcacacacacttccacttcTATGAATGATTAGACACTTGAAGAGCAATAATACGACATTGTAAATGACGTCTGGAGAGGCCGAGAATTGATAACATGTCTAACATAAGAGTTGAACAGAATGGCCGTCTTTTATAAAGAAAGATGGAAGTGATTTCTCAATTTCTCTGTTCTTTTTATATCTATTCAGCAGATAGAAAGAATGAAGGTATTTATAGCTTATTGTTTAACATcactatatatacattataatatattataaaagtacagtataaagtatacagtaataatatacagtaatataaagTCATATAGTAATTCCTAGTATAACAATCATATCTcttttgtgtttgtgcagaAGAAAAGTAATCCTTTGTGCTATAAATAATgcatgtggtgagggaagacatgcaggtagttggtttataagaggcagatgtagaggacaaagtagtatggagacggatgattcgctctggcgacccctaacggtagcagccgaaaaaagaaggtTTACCATGTATACTCtagtacaatatatatatataaaacaataaataaaaatgagtaaTTGACATTCAAGGCATTTCACTGAATCAGCTAAtgaactaaaataataatagttattattatttttatttttattattattattattgagaaccctgtattaataataatgaataattataataataataatgataatgataggttatcatattttattaaattaaattattaaactaAATTGATCACACTTTGAGGACTATTATAATCACTTGGTGGACTGATATAAATGTATTAGAGGTCTGCTTTGTCTGTATTTTAAGCTTCTCTTGCCCTCTGCTGGTGATGAAAAAAATAGAGCATGGTCATAGAATAATGCCGTTAGAATTCAACTACTAATAATTCTGCTACTTCGATAATAAAAGATAATTTAGAAAACCTCTGTGGATGGTTGCACCCAGAATAAAAAATTTCATCAAGCACATTAAATACAATCtgggcaaaaaaatatttacaatgaaTTCAACCTGTAATAATTTATATGACCAGCAGATGGCGGACGCTCACAGATTACCTGCGGCGTGATCAGCTGATTTACCAGAGCCAATGAAAAATGAAACTGTGTTTCCATGGTCACAGGCCATGCTGCTGGAAGTGTTCACGAGCGTGTTACAGGTCGTGGCTAattgttgtcttttttattacaatttcagtaattaaatgtttaaagcagaattatttattttttattcgtAAAATCCGAGGGAAAGTGAAACCAAAGAGAGCGAGCTAGCACGTTAGCGAGCCTGTTAGCTTTGAAGCTACGAGGAGAAATAATAAGAGTATAAACTCctaattacaatttttatatttacatttaataatgaaagaaacaaacatggCGTCTGACTCTCAGAAAGAGCTTCAACTCAGCAAGAAACATGAAGAAATGTAAGTGGCAAcagtacaaaaaatatatatataatatatttgtaaactCTATCGTGCATAAGTATTTACCCCCCTGAACATTTCCACATCTTGTCCTGTTACAACCTGAAGCTTTATATGGACTCTACACCAAAAACTGAggaatttatataattttctttgtatatggaaataaaaaagattgtcATTATAATTGACACCATAAATTGGTAAGAAATCTGGTGCTCACAGCAGTGGATCATATTAATACCTTGGTGTGAAACGTGACCTCAATAGAAATCACCCCTGAGGTCCCAGAGTTGTTAGAATGCCAATAatgggtgccaataattctggagttATTTGTAGTCCTTTTAGTCAAATCTATTATCATGGGGTGCGATTTCTCGGGCGTTTTGTTCGAATTGGACTGACCAAACCGGACGTGATGACCCTCACGGTGTGACCCTCACAAGCATGCCGTTTTGTCATGGGATTTTCCGGGAATAATTGGGTCTATAAATGTAAGTATTGTAAATGAAGTAACGCCGGGATCACGTGACATCGAGTTGGTCGTCTGGGACAAATTGTGAAAATCCTACATTTCTTCTAATCCTAGGCTAAAACCTGTAGTCTTCGATCTCTGGGACATGGTTTGACTAATGAACGTCAGGTCAGATCTTTTTTTCTCCGATTTCTGATTCTTTCCTGCAGAGTGACTTCTCCTACGACGTCCGTCAAACCATGAACCAATAGGAGCGTCCAACCCGATGAGACAATTAGTGtgacaacttcaaaccacctcagggaaaatgtGGAAACGAGTCAGGGTGGACGGTACAGGAAGACGAGAACATACTGAGTTATGGAGGAAAAAGGAGTGTTTGTATGGCATTTTATTATCAAGTGATGTCACGAGTAAAAATAACActacagattgtttttgtttgctgctggTTACCATTAGCGAGAGGTCTGCTCTCGTCACAGATTATTGACGTCAAACTTCAGAAGAGACTTTTTCTCGTGTGTGTCGGTTTTTGCCCGTCGTCcagtctgacattatgacaGTTGAGATCAGTGTGGCATGGGGATCATGTTTGTGTAGTCTGACAGGCAACAATTGCGAAGGACTGTAAAAAATTGCACAGTGTGAGCCCGGTATTAGTGTCACTTGACGGTACTCTAAGGCCAGTGGTTGTTGATGTGTGTCATGTAtttactgtctctctgttttctcgCTCTGCAGTTTGGGGAAGCGAGCTGTTTTACTGCAGCAGATGGAGATTTGTAATAAGCAgcaaaaagacaagaaaaagcATCAAGCCACTATGTCCCAGGTTGCACGGGAAAGGAATGCAGAAATCATGGAggtacttttacatttttagaataaaaatccttttttgcatgtatttatgtatgtgtatgtacattTCCTGTCAAAGATGTAGAAATTTCAGGAAGCCTCGGTGGGAATCACACATTTAGGAACCCTTCATTCACCCTCTTCAAGTCTAAAAAGACGCAGCGGTTAGAATCAAAAATCTCACATTTCGACTCCTCAGACAAAAGGATGAGCAAATCTCATCTGCTGGTTGTTCTTCCGAAGTAACGATATCtacatcatttctttttttttgcctcgaTATCATGTGATttgcagatttaaaaaatatcttgaTGTTGGTCAGTGGTTTCCAAAATGCTAAACTACGTTCGCTAAACcttttgtatttgttaaataCATTAATCTTTTGGCTCTAATGCAATATTGGACCAACCTGTGTTCTCATCTTCTATCTAATGACTTCTAGCAACCACTGAGAGTAAAGGATAATGCAGGTTATCAGCTAAACAGTCTCATTCTTTAGCGCTGACACTTTGAGGAAagtgctatctgccctcttctgcatacataaTCTCACCGATTCTCACCATTGTCTAGTGTCACTTTGATTGACAGGAGAGAAAGGGTATATTCTCCAAGCGCCTGTTCTGCTTCAACGGTTCCTGAGCAATAGAAAGCATTATTTTTTAAGCAAAACACTGTTTTTAAGCTGTTTCATCGAATGTGTTTATTCAATAGTTTTGAGTTTTTCCATCCTTTTTACAGGATTTCCAAAAATTAGAAGAGCGTTTTCGGACACGACCGCTTCTGCATCCCGATGTTCTGAAACTTCAGGTATTCAGactttctaaaacaaaaaatcgCACAATTGTGATAATAgcattacttttatttcattattcttTGTTTAGTGAGTGAATATAAATCATCTGAAAGTATACAATTTAT includes these proteins:
- the c19h3orf14 gene encoding uncharacterized protein C3orf14 homolog; its protein translation is MKETNMASDSQKELQLSKKHEEILGKRAVLLQQMEICNKQQKDKKKHQATMSQVARERNAEIMEDFQKLEERFRTRPLLHPDVLKLQTCYWALVEQKLPEWESYLLGKSQAPLSAEMVSQGLKDTENNSSPALSKGRPPRPKLRSAD